A single Nostoc sp. PCC 7107 DNA region contains:
- a CDS encoding CPBP family intramembrane glutamic endopeptidase: MFFLFVLANFFQPSVNSLLSFLENASVPVVLMAFFISWVVCWLPLAVISAIYVGWRPTKPLQPEQKLPLIVTLYLLAPLVLWGVVLLCKKSFADYGLILNTSLLGGLGLGFGLGLLSLGVMFAVQFWLGWCDLEKSNIKLLPGILLPIFLVALLVGGIEELVFRGFLLTELERDYPIWIAAAISSAIFAGLHLVWEQQETLPQIPGLWLMGMMLVMARIADKDSLGIAWGLHTALVLAIATIDTAQLITYTGKVSELFTGKHKKPLAGLAGIFCVLGTGLILFIYK, translated from the coding sequence GTGTTTTTTTTATTTGTTTTAGCAAATTTTTTTCAGCCATCAGTCAACTCCTTACTGTCATTTCTCGAAAATGCCTCAGTACCAGTTGTTTTGATGGCATTTTTTATAAGTTGGGTAGTATGTTGGTTGCCGTTAGCAGTCATATCTGCTATTTACGTGGGTTGGAGACCAACAAAACCTTTGCAGCCGGAGCAAAAGTTACCTCTCATAGTGACACTTTATTTATTAGCTCCCTTGGTGCTTTGGGGCGTAGTTTTGCTATGTAAAAAGTCTTTCGCTGATTATGGGTTAATCCTAAATACTTCCCTGCTGGGTGGCTTAGGATTGGGTTTTGGTTTGGGATTACTCAGCCTAGGTGTGATGTTCGCTGTACAGTTTTGGCTGGGTTGGTGTGATTTAGAAAAGTCTAATATTAAGTTATTACCAGGTATATTGCTACCAATTTTCTTAGTAGCGTTATTGGTAGGTGGTATTGAAGAATTAGTTTTTCGCGGTTTTTTGTTAACTGAATTAGAGCGAGATTACCCAATATGGATAGCAGCTGCAATTTCTAGCGCCATTTTTGCAGGGCTGCATTTAGTTTGGGAGCAGCAAGAGACCCTACCACAAATACCTGGACTGTGGCTGATGGGAATGATGTTAGTGATGGCGAGAATAGCAGATAAAGACAGTTTGGGTATAGCCTGGGGATTACATACTGCTTTAGTGCTGGCGATCGCTACTATAGATACAGCGCAATTAATAACTTATACAGGCAAAGTGTCAGAGTTGTTTACAGGTAAGCACAAAAAACCCCTGGCTGGGTTAGCAGGGATTTTTTGTGTTCTAGGAACTGGGTTAATTCTTTTTATTTATAAGTAA
- a CDS encoding heme o synthase — protein MIETNVSRHHETFLQVIQSYYQLTKPRIIPLLLITTAGSMWVAAKGQVDPLLLLVTLTGGTLAAASAQTINCIYDRDIDYDMERTRHRPMPSGRVQPRDALIFAIALAVLSFTLLTVFANLLAACLAFSGIVFYILIYTHWLKRHTTQNIVIGGAAGAIPALVGWAAVTNTLSWPAWLIFAIVFLWTPPHFWALALMIRDDYAKVGIPMLPVIAGATATVKQIWYYTLITVIATLLLFYPLHASGIIYAAIASGLGGLFIRKSWCLLQQPEDRTVAKDVFLYSISYMMLLCLAMVIDSLPITHHLVSTVIAQLHLFS, from the coding sequence ATGATTGAGACTAATGTCTCTCGCCACCACGAAACCTTCCTCCAGGTAATTCAAAGCTATTACCAGCTAACTAAACCGCGAATTATTCCCTTGCTTTTGATTACCACGGCTGGGAGTATGTGGGTTGCAGCAAAGGGACAAGTAGACCCATTACTGTTGTTAGTCACTCTGACTGGTGGTACTCTGGCTGCGGCCAGCGCTCAGACAATCAACTGTATCTATGACAGAGATATTGATTACGACATGGAACGGACGCGCCATCGTCCTATGCCTTCTGGCAGAGTGCAGCCAAGGGATGCGCTAATTTTTGCGATCGCCTTGGCTGTACTTTCTTTTACCCTACTAACAGTGTTTGCTAATTTATTGGCAGCCTGTCTGGCATTTTCTGGCATCGTTTTTTACATACTGATTTATACCCACTGGCTCAAGCGTCACACCACCCAAAATATTGTCATTGGTGGTGCAGCTGGGGCAATTCCGGCGTTGGTAGGTTGGGCAGCTGTGACAAATACCTTAAGCTGGCCTGCGTGGTTAATTTTTGCCATTGTCTTTTTATGGACTCCTCCCCATTTCTGGGCGCTGGCGTTGATGATTCGTGATGACTATGCCAAAGTCGGCATCCCCATGCTCCCAGTAATTGCGGGCGCGACAGCCACAGTCAAGCAAATTTGGTATTATACCCTCATTACAGTCATCGCCACCCTGTTATTGTTTTATCCCTTACACGCCAGTGGGATTATTTATGCGGCGATCGCATCTGGTTTAGGCGGATTATTTATCCGCAAATCTTGGTGTTTATTGCAACAGCCAGAAGACCGCACTGTAGCCAAAGATGTATTTCTCTATTCCATCTCCTACATGATGCTGTTATGTTTAGCAATGGTCATTGATAGTCTGCCAATTACCCATCATTTGGTGAGTACTGTTATTGCTCAGTTGCACTTGTTTAGTTAG
- a CDS encoding heme A synthase — protein MNEFVLKQQNDAAVEQQKPKEMIRRLVWRMSIATLILMAIGSATRVMNAGLACPDWPLCYGELVPAKQMNLQVFLEWFHRLDASLIGVSAIALAGLSWWHRRSLPVWLPWAASFALFLIVFQGILGGLTVTELLRFDIVTAHLGTALLFFTTLLVVGTALAPYQGTGNAGKLPWIGLTAAVLVYVQSLLGAIVGSRWALHQCFGTSELCSVMYSHIFGLVPPTVATLAVVLISWRTPALHPALRRLANMAGGLLVLQILLGVATFRLHLQVEPLTVSHQAIGAALLGTLVGFTVLALRDWAANREINSLSVGLATNSLHTPAKGSNP, from the coding sequence ATGAACGAATTTGTCCTAAAACAACAAAATGATGCGGCAGTTGAGCAACAAAAGCCGAAGGAAATGATTCGTCGCTTGGTGTGGAGAATGTCTATAGCCACCTTGATTTTAATGGCTATTGGTTCTGCCACCCGTGTAATGAATGCCGGACTTGCTTGCCCAGACTGGCCGCTGTGCTACGGGGAACTAGTACCAGCCAAACAAATGAATCTCCAAGTGTTTTTGGAGTGGTTTCACCGCTTGGATGCAAGCTTGATTGGTGTGAGCGCGATCGCACTTGCTGGTTTATCTTGGTGGCACCGTCGTTCTTTGCCTGTCTGGTTGCCTTGGGCTGCAAGCTTTGCCTTGTTTTTAATCGTGTTTCAAGGCATTTTGGGAGGACTCACCGTCACTGAACTGCTGCGGTTTGACATCGTTACCGCCCATTTGGGAACAGCACTGTTATTCTTCACCACCCTACTAGTTGTTGGTACGGCTCTGGCTCCCTATCAGGGAACTGGTAATGCCGGGAAACTACCCTGGATTGGTTTAACTGCGGCTGTGTTGGTTTATGTGCAGAGTTTACTAGGTGCTATAGTCGGCTCTCGCTGGGCGCTACACCAATGCTTTGGCACATCTGAACTTTGCAGCGTGATGTACAGCCATATTTTTGGGTTAGTACCGCCAACAGTAGCAACCCTAGCCGTAGTTTTAATTTCTTGGCGCACACCAGCACTCCATCCAGCTTTGCGGCGACTAGCAAATATGGCTGGTGGTTTATTGGTCTTACAAATTTTGTTGGGCGTTGCTACTTTTCGTTTGCATCTGCAAGTCGAGCCGCTAACTGTCTCGCACCAAGCTATCGGTGCGGCTTTACTTGGAACTTTGGTCGGGTTTACTGTTCTCGCATTGCGTGATTGGGCGGCTAATCGTGAAATCAACAGTTTGTCTGTCGGTTTGGCGACAAATTCTTTGCATACCCCAGCCAAAGGCTCGAATCCTTAA
- a CDS encoding cytochrome c oxidase subunit II: protein MKIPSSIWTLLIGIVLTLTSLWYGQNHGLLPTAASDEAILVDGLFNSMMTVSVGIFLIVEGVLIYSVFKYRRRAGDNEDGPPVEGNVPLEILWTAIPAIIVIGISVYSFDVYNEIGGFDPHAVHEAPINQSSMRMPGAALAATLSDTPPSTAPNLNQEKSDAAMQDPATAAVRNADQIPQLRNAPGVGSVAPTLGSSPDKTGKLPSLAVNITGLQYAWIFTYPETGITTGELHVPIGREVQINMTANDVIHAFWVPEFRLKQDAIPGRQSEIRFTPNKVGDYALICAELCGPYHGAMRSQVVVESQENFDKWMQEQLVASHETLNKAVAVNPANLTPDEFLAPYTKEMGIQPEILHQVHHLSVNSKQ from the coding sequence GTGAAAATTCCAAGTTCAATCTGGACATTACTGATTGGCATCGTACTAACGTTGACCAGTCTTTGGTACGGTCAAAATCACGGTCTGTTGCCGACAGCAGCCTCCGATGAAGCCATCTTAGTTGATGGTTTATTTAACTCGATGATGACCGTTTCCGTAGGTATATTTTTGATTGTTGAAGGTGTTTTAATCTACTCTGTATTTAAATACCGTCGGCGTGCTGGTGACAATGAAGACGGGCCACCAGTGGAAGGCAATGTACCTCTAGAAATACTCTGGACGGCGATCCCCGCAATTATTGTGATTGGTATTTCTGTTTATAGCTTTGATGTGTATAACGAAATCGGTGGCTTCGATCCCCACGCTGTTCACGAAGCGCCAATAAATCAAAGTTCGATGAGAATGCCCGGAGCCGCTCTTGCCGCTACCTTGAGTGATACTCCTCCCAGCACCGCACCCAATCTCAATCAAGAAAAATCTGATGCGGCGATGCAAGATCCAGCCACCGCCGCTGTGCGGAATGCTGATCAGATTCCCCAACTTCGGAATGCTCCTGGTGTGGGTAGTGTAGCTCCGACTCTTGGCTCCAGTCCTGACAAAACAGGTAAGTTGCCAAGTTTAGCGGTTAATATCACTGGCCTGCAATATGCCTGGATTTTTACTTATCCAGAAACCGGCATAACCACAGGTGAACTGCATGTTCCTATTGGCCGGGAAGTGCAAATCAATATGACAGCTAATGATGTCATCCACGCTTTTTGGGTGCCAGAATTCCGCTTGAAACAAGATGCGATTCCTGGTAGACAGAGCGAAATTCGTTTCACTCCCAATAAAGTTGGTGATTATGCGCTAATTTGCGCTGAACTTTGCGGCCCTTACCACGGCGCGATGAGAAGCCAAGTGGTGGTGGAAAGTCAAGAAAATTTTGACAAATGGATGCAGGAGCAGCTTGTTGCAAGTCATGAAACCTTGAATAAAGCCGTTGCTGTGAATCCAGCCAACCTCACCCCAGATGAATTTCTCGCTCCTTACACTAAGGAAATGGGAATTCAGCCAGAAATTTTACATCAAGTTCACCATTTGTCAGTCAACAGTAAACAGTAA